A stretch of the Thermus thermophilus genome encodes the following:
- a CDS encoding hydroxymethylglutaryl-CoA lyase: MKARVRWVECPRDAWQGFSRFIPTEEKVAFLNKLLEAGFTHLDLTSFVSPKWVPQMQDAEEVLKALPPPNGRTYLAIVANEKGLERALATPNLTHVGYPFSLSETFQRRNTNRSIEASWPLVAAMVERTRGRLGLVVYLSMAFGNPYGDPWSVEAVLQALARLKEMGVREIALADTYGVAEPERIHEVLKAAVARFGPEGLGAHLHARPEGALAKVEAVLAAGVTWLEGALAGVGGCPFAGDELVGNLPTEVVLPHLEKRGLATGVDPSRLPLLAEEAARLKGLYA, translated from the coding sequence GTGAAGGCGAGGGTGCGGTGGGTGGAGTGCCCCAGGGACGCCTGGCAGGGGTTTTCCCGCTTCATCCCCACGGAGGAGAAGGTGGCCTTCCTCAACAAGCTCCTGGAGGCCGGGTTCACCCACCTGGACCTCACGAGCTTTGTTTCCCCCAAGTGGGTGCCCCAGATGCAGGACGCCGAGGAGGTGCTCAAGGCCCTCCCCCCGCCCAACGGGCGCACCTACCTCGCCATCGTGGCCAACGAGAAGGGCTTGGAAAGGGCCCTCGCCACCCCCAACCTCACCCACGTGGGCTACCCCTTCTCCCTCTCCGAGACCTTCCAGCGGAGGAACACCAACCGCTCCATAGAGGCCTCCTGGCCCCTGGTGGCGGCCATGGTGGAGAGGACGCGGGGGCGGCTTGGCCTCGTGGTCTACCTCTCCATGGCCTTCGGCAACCCCTACGGGGACCCCTGGAGCGTGGAGGCCGTCCTCCAGGCCCTCGCCCGGCTTAAGGAAATGGGCGTGCGGGAGATCGCCCTCGCCGACACCTACGGGGTGGCGGAACCGGAGCGGATTCATGAGGTCTTGAAGGCCGCCGTGGCCCGCTTTGGCCCGGAAGGCCTCGGGGCCCACCTCCACGCCCGGCCCGAGGGGGCCTTGGCCAAGGTGGAGGCGGTCCTTGCGGCGGGGGTCACCTGGCTCGAGGGGGCCCTGGCGGGGGTGGGGGGGTGCCCCTTCGCCGGGGACGAGCTCGTGGGCAACCTCCCCACGGAGGTCGTCCTCCCCCATCTGGAGAAGCGGGGCCTCGCCACGGGAGTAGACCCAAGCCGCCTCCCCCTTCTCGCGGAGGAGGCGGCGCGGCTTAAGGGCCTTTACGCCTGA
- the truD gene encoding tRNA pseudouridine(13) synthase TruD, producing MDLVYRPERYPFLTEDLPGVGGEIRVEPQDFQVEEVPAYLPKGEGEHLYLLLEKEGRTTREVLEFLRDEVGVPEKEIGVAGLKDKRAQTRQWFSIPRKYEDALCLLENLQGVRLLAADLHTNKLRTGHLKGNRFRVLIRRPKGGVAEAEAVLRRLAEKGVPNYYGPQRFGLGGLNPVRGYKLVKEGRGRGSPWLKRFLIGSLQSLLFNDWVALRMALGLYDRVVPGDWAKKHATGGEFLVEDPREAERALRLEISATGPLFGKKYPEAQGEARAIEDEVLARYGLKREEFRARRGARRPIRVPLAEWKVEEGPEGLWLSFFLPKGSYATSLLREVMKVEALDHLETEPASEDAEGL from the coding sequence ATGGACCTCGTTTACCGCCCCGAGCGCTACCCCTTTCTCACGGAAGACCTCCCCGGGGTAGGGGGGGAGATCCGGGTGGAGCCCCAGGACTTCCAGGTGGAGGAGGTCCCCGCCTACCTCCCCAAGGGGGAAGGGGAGCACCTCTACCTCCTCCTGGAGAAGGAGGGCCGCACCACCCGGGAGGTCCTGGAGTTCCTGCGGGACGAGGTGGGGGTGCCCGAGAAGGAGATCGGGGTGGCGGGCCTCAAGGACAAGCGCGCCCAAACCCGCCAGTGGTTCTCCATCCCGAGGAAGTACGAGGACGCCCTCTGCCTTCTGGAGAACCTCCAGGGCGTGAGGCTCCTTGCCGCCGACCTCCACACCAACAAGCTCAGGACGGGGCACCTCAAGGGCAACCGCTTCCGCGTCCTCATCCGCCGCCCCAAAGGGGGGGTGGCGGAGGCGGAGGCGGTCCTTAGGCGCCTCGCGGAGAAGGGCGTCCCCAACTACTACGGCCCCCAGCGCTTTGGCCTTGGGGGGCTCAACCCGGTTAGGGGCTACAAGCTGGTGAAGGAAGGAAGGGGCCGGGGAAGCCCCTGGCTCAAGCGCTTCCTCATCGGAAGCCTCCAAAGCCTCCTCTTCAACGACTGGGTGGCCCTGAGGATGGCCCTGGGCCTCTACGACCGGGTGGTCCCCGGGGACTGGGCCAAGAAGCACGCCACGGGAGGGGAGTTCCTGGTGGAAGACCCAAGGGAGGCCGAGCGCGCCCTAAGGCTTGAGATCAGCGCCACCGGGCCCCTCTTCGGCAAGAAGTACCCCGAGGCCCAAGGGGAGGCGAGGGCCATAGAGGACGAGGTCCTCGCCCGCTACGGCCTCAAGCGGGAGGAGTTCAGGGCGAGGCGGGGCGCCCGAAGGCCCATCCGGGTCCCCCTCGCGGAGTGGAAGGTGGAGGAGGGCCCGGAGGGGCTTTGGCTTTCCTTCTTCCTGCCCAAGGGGAGCTACGCCACGAGCCTCCTCCGGGAGGTGATGAAGGTAGAGGCCCTAGACCACCTGGAAACCGAACCGGCCTCCGAGGACGCCGAGGGCCTTTAA
- a CDS encoding NAD(P)/FAD-dependent oxidoreductase encodes MPDVVVVGAGIVGAASAYRLAEKGLRVLVLEKEATYAQGSTGKSAAGVRVQFSEPLNVLLSYRSILEYREIPEAAYRPIGYLFLVPEAQAEAQEEALRVQKALGVPVERLSLAEAQRKVPFKEEGLAYATFGPMDGTIDPHGATAYYLREARRLGAEVRFSEALLSARREEGLWRVETAKGRYEAPFLLLCTGAWTGEVGRRLGLEIPIYPVRRMVFATAPTPFPHAFPLTVDLGTGFYFRSEGGRLLFGRSNPEEPPGFREGMDWGWLGPTLEAGLARFPFLEGLSLDPRASWWGYYEVTPDHNPILGFVEEGLLLAAGFSGHGVQQAAMVGRLMAEEVAFGKAQSLDIAPFRLSRFREGKPLRERGIV; translated from the coding sequence ATGCCGGACGTGGTCGTGGTGGGGGCGGGGATCGTGGGGGCGGCCTCGGCCTACCGCCTGGCGGAAAAGGGGCTTAGGGTCTTGGTCCTGGAGAAGGAGGCCACCTACGCCCAAGGGTCCACGGGCAAGAGCGCCGCCGGGGTGCGGGTGCAGTTCTCCGAGCCCCTTAACGTCCTCCTCTCCTACCGTTCCATCCTGGAGTACCGGGAGATCCCCGAGGCCGCCTACCGGCCCATCGGGTACCTCTTCCTGGTGCCCGAGGCCCAGGCCGAGGCCCAGGAGGAAGCCCTAAGGGTGCAGAAGGCCCTGGGGGTCCCCGTGGAGAGGCTTTCCCTGGCGGAGGCCCAAAGGAAGGTGCCTTTTAAGGAGGAGGGCCTGGCCTACGCCACCTTCGGCCCCATGGACGGGACCATAGACCCCCACGGGGCCACGGCCTACTACCTCCGGGAGGCGAGGCGGCTTGGGGCGGAGGTGCGCTTTTCGGAAGCCCTCCTCTCCGCCCGGCGGGAGGAGGGGCTTTGGCGGGTGGAGACGGCGAAGGGGCGGTACGAGGCCCCTTTCCTCCTCCTCTGCACCGGGGCCTGGACGGGGGAGGTGGGAAGGCGTTTGGGCCTGGAGATCCCCATTTACCCGGTGCGCCGCATGGTCTTCGCCACCGCCCCCACGCCCTTCCCCCACGCCTTTCCTCTCACCGTGGACCTCGGCACGGGCTTTTACTTCCGCTCCGAGGGAGGCCGCCTCCTCTTCGGCCGCTCCAACCCCGAGGAGCCCCCGGGCTTCCGGGAGGGGATGGACTGGGGGTGGCTTGGGCCCACCCTCGAGGCGGGCCTCGCCCGCTTCCCCTTCCTGGAAGGGCTTTCCCTGGACCCAAGGGCGAGCTGGTGGGGCTACTACGAGGTAACCCCGGACCACAACCCCATCCTCGGCTTCGTGGAGGAGGGGCTTCTTTTGGCCGCGGGCTTCTCGGGGCACGGGGTGCAGCAGGCGGCCATGGTGGGCCGCCTCATGGCGGAGGAGGTGGCCTTCGGAAAGGCGCAAAGCCTGGATATCGCCCCCTTCCGCCTAAGCCGCTTCCGGGAAGGAAAGCCCTTGCGGGAGCGGGGCATTGTGTAA
- the icd gene encoding NADP-dependent isocitrate dehydrogenase, with amino-acid sequence MAYTHIRIPEEGEKITIKDGVLQVPDRPLIGFIEGDGTGPDIWRAAKPVLDAAVEKAYGGRRRIVWVEIYAGEKANQVYGEPVWLPEETLEFIREHLVAIKGPLTTPVGGGIRSINVALRQELDLYACVRPVRWFRGVPSPVKHPELVNMVIFRENTEDIYAGIEWPAGSEEVRKVLDFLKREFPKAYAKIRFPETSGLGIKPVSKEGTERLVEAAIEYAIKEDLPSVTLVHKGNIMKFTEGAFREWGYALAREKYGAVPLDGGPWHVMKNPRTGREIVIKDVIADNFLQQVLLRPDEYSVIATLNLNGDYISDALAAQVGGIGIAPGANINYRTGHAVFEATHGTAPKYAGQDKVNPSSVILSGEMMLRYLGWNEAADLILQAMERTIAKGLVTYDFHRLLQAEGKPATLLKTSEFGRALIEHM; translated from the coding sequence ATGGCCTACACGCACATCCGCATCCCGGAAGAGGGCGAGAAGATCACCATCAAGGACGGGGTCCTTCAGGTTCCCGACCGGCCCCTCATCGGCTTCATTGAGGGGGACGGCACCGGCCCCGACATCTGGAGAGCGGCCAAGCCCGTCCTAGACGCCGCCGTGGAGAAGGCCTACGGGGGAAGGCGCAGGATCGTTTGGGTGGAGATCTACGCGGGGGAGAAGGCCAACCAGGTGTATGGGGAACCCGTGTGGCTTCCCGAGGAGACCCTGGAGTTCATCCGGGAGCACCTGGTGGCCATCAAGGGCCCCCTCACCACCCCCGTGGGGGGCGGGATCCGCTCCATCAACGTGGCCCTGAGGCAGGAGCTGGACCTCTACGCCTGCGTACGCCCCGTGCGCTGGTTCCGGGGGGTGCCGAGCCCGGTGAAGCACCCGGAGCTCGTCAACATGGTGATCTTCCGGGAGAACACCGAGGACATCTACGCCGGGATTGAGTGGCCCGCGGGGAGCGAGGAGGTGAGGAAGGTCCTGGACTTCCTCAAGCGGGAGTTCCCCAAGGCCTACGCCAAGATCCGCTTCCCCGAGACCTCCGGCCTCGGGATCAAGCCCGTGTCCAAGGAGGGCACGGAGCGCCTGGTGGAGGCGGCCATTGAGTACGCCATCAAGGAGGACCTCCCCAGCGTCACCCTGGTCCACAAGGGCAACATCATGAAGTTCACGGAAGGGGCCTTCCGGGAGTGGGGCTACGCCCTCGCCCGGGAGAAGTACGGCGCCGTGCCCTTGGACGGCGGCCCCTGGCACGTGATGAAAAACCCCAGGACAGGCCGGGAGATCGTCATCAAGGACGTCATCGCCGACAACTTCCTGCAGCAGGTCCTCCTCCGCCCCGACGAGTACTCGGTGATCGCCACCCTGAACCTCAACGGGGACTACATCTCCGACGCCCTCGCCGCCCAGGTGGGGGGGATCGGCATCGCCCCCGGGGCCAACATCAACTACCGCACGGGCCACGCCGTCTTTGAGGCCACCCACGGCACCGCGCCCAAGTACGCGGGCCAGGACAAGGTGAACCCCTCCAGCGTCATCCTCTCCGGGGAGATGATGCTCCGCTATCTGGGCTGGAACGAGGCGGCGGACCTCATCCTCCAGGCCATGGAGCGCACCATCGCCAAGGGCCTCGTCACCTACGACTTCCACCGCCTCCTCCAGGCCGAGGGGAAGCCCGCCACCCTCCTCAAGACCAGCGAGTTCGGCCGGGCCCTGATTGAGCACATGTAG
- a CDS encoding YkgJ family cysteine cluster protein has protein sequence MEAVERAFRALDEGIADYLARKGIRPSCGPGCFACCYGWVTASRLEAQALLPHLTEAQKARVLEEGPRRLALLARGKDDPGFPRRFFLSRSPCPLLEEGLCGVYAHRPLACRGVLTDEDPAYCDPENPHPAPKPHHGPGHFLRVPHRMARRRMEELWEEERARTGFLVLGELSGLLYLLLTGLPEDREGVEARLKALGVLGGRFGFQVV, from the coding sequence GTGGAGGCGGTGGAGCGGGCCTTCCGGGCGCTGGACGAGGGGATCGCCGACTACCTCGCCCGAAAAGGGATCCGTCCCTCCTGTGGCCCGGGGTGCTTCGCCTGCTGCTACGGCTGGGTGACGGCGAGCCGCCTCGAGGCCCAAGCCCTCCTCCCCCACCTCACCGAGGCGCAGAAGGCCCGCGTCCTGGAGGAAGGCCCGAGGCGCCTCGCCCTCCTCGCCCGCGGGAAGGACGACCCCGGCTTCCCCCGCCGCTTCTTCCTAAGCAGAAGCCCCTGCCCCCTCCTGGAGGAGGGGCTCTGCGGGGTCTACGCCCACCGCCCCCTGGCCTGCCGGGGGGTTCTGACCGACGAGGACCCCGCCTACTGCGACCCCGAAAACCCCCACCCCGCCCCCAAGCCCCACCACGGACCCGGGCACTTCCTCCGGGTGCCCCACCGCATGGCCCGCAGGCGGATGGAGGAGCTTTGGGAGGAGGAGCGGGCCCGGACGGGTTTTCTGGTGCTCGGGGAGCTTTCCGGCCTCCTCTACCTCCTCCTCACCGGCCTCCCCGAGGACCGGGAAGGGGTGGAGGCCCGGTTAAAGGCCCTCGGCGTCCTCGGAGGCCGGTTCGGTTTCCAGGTGGTCTAG
- a CDS encoding DUF3197 domain-containing protein, with the protein MVRVGMRAAPRVSLEALKAALGGLKLSEAKVYLITDWQDKRDQARYALLLHTGKKDLLVPDAFGPAFPGGEEALSELVGLLLAQGARKFYEAVVSPGEMTALLDLPPEELLKRVMAIANPTDPGIYLKRAA; encoded by the coding sequence ATGGTACGCGTGGGCATGCGCGCCGCGCCCCGGGTGAGCCTCGAGGCCCTGAAGGCGGCCCTGGGCGGCCTGAAGCTTTCCGAGGCCAAGGTTTACCTCATCACCGACTGGCAGGACAAAAGGGACCAGGCCCGTTACGCCCTCCTCCTCCACACGGGCAAGAAGGACCTCCTCGTCCCCGACGCCTTCGGCCCCGCCTTTCCCGGGGGAGAGGAGGCCCTCTCCGAGCTCGTGGGGCTCCTCCTCGCCCAGGGGGCGAGGAAGTTCTACGAGGCCGTGGTCTCCCCCGGGGAGATGACGGCCCTCTTGGACCTGCCCCCGGAGGAGCTCCTCAAGCGGGTCATGGCCATCGCCAACCCCACGGACCCCGGGATCTACCTCAAGCGGGCGGCTTAG
- a CDS encoding zinc-dependent alcohol dehydrogenase family protein: protein MRAVVLKGFGGLEMLEERDLPVPEPGPGEVLVRNLAVAVNPVDAKIRAAGRWAGVEPPFVLGYDAAGVVAKVGPGVKDLKEGDEVYYTPEIFGNPHGTYAEYTPVPAGIVAKKPKNLSFAEAAAIPLAGGTAWEAVVRRLAVRPGETVLVMGGAGGVGSFAVQFAKAAGAYVIATAGAENLPVLKELGADLALDYRGPWPEEVLKATEGQGVDAALETAGENLVERVIPVVRPFGRIATILPPQGNLSGLYTKNQTLYGVFLTRERKRLLEMRPLFERGLARPLIAEVLPFSLENLRKAHARMDSGHGRGKIVLTFQA from the coding sequence ATGCGCGCGGTGGTGCTCAAGGGCTTCGGCGGGTTGGAGATGCTGGAGGAGCGGGACCTCCCGGTGCCCGAGCCCGGGCCCGGGGAGGTCTTGGTGAGGAACCTGGCCGTGGCCGTGAACCCCGTGGACGCCAAGATCCGAGCGGCGGGGCGCTGGGCGGGGGTGGAGCCCCCCTTCGTCTTGGGCTACGACGCCGCCGGCGTCGTGGCCAAGGTGGGCCCCGGGGTGAAGGACCTTAAGGAGGGGGACGAGGTCTACTACACCCCCGAGATCTTTGGAAACCCCCACGGCACCTACGCCGAGTACACCCCCGTGCCCGCGGGGATCGTGGCCAAGAAGCCCAAGAACCTCTCCTTCGCCGAGGCCGCCGCCATTCCCTTGGCGGGGGGTACCGCCTGGGAGGCGGTGGTGCGCCGCCTGGCCGTGCGCCCGGGGGAGACGGTGCTGGTGATGGGCGGGGCGGGGGGCGTGGGCTCCTTCGCCGTCCAGTTCGCCAAGGCGGCGGGGGCCTACGTGATCGCCACGGCGGGCGCGGAAAACCTCCCGGTGCTCAAGGAGCTCGGGGCCGACCTCGCCCTGGACTACCGGGGCCCCTGGCCGGAGGAGGTCCTCAAGGCCACGGAGGGCCAGGGGGTGGACGCCGCCCTGGAAACCGCCGGGGAGAACCTGGTGGAGCGGGTCATCCCCGTGGTGCGCCCCTTCGGCCGCATCGCCACCATCCTCCCCCCGCAGGGGAACCTTTCCGGGCTTTACACCAAGAACCAGACCCTCTACGGCGTCTTCCTCACGCGGGAGAGGAAGCGCCTTCTGGAGATGCGCCCCCTCTTTGAGCGGGGCCTGGCGAGGCCCCTCATCGCCGAGGTCCTCCCCTTCAGCCTGGAGAACCTGAGGAAGGCCCACGCCCGCATGGACTCCGGGCACGGGCGGGGGAAGATCGTCCTCACCTTTCAGGCGTAA
- a CDS encoding M3 family oligoendopeptidase, translating into MEWNLDDLYAGPADPRIEEDLKAALALAQGLDPQGLLDPKEAQDLLGRYEKALELAYRPLNYASLYFATRTQDPEAKALLDRVRNRYTEVKNRLVPLEVALRKLPEEAFQRLLDHPGLADLRHFLKRQRAYAPHTLSEREEELLNLKGLVGRSAWSQFYTEYTGRFRFRVQGKELTEMEVRALRRDPSPEVRREAHRALYGKLLAEAPTLGAVFNAVYLDYLQDLRLRGYRHPLEPVALRDEVEVKDIEALLEATEAHYPLVERYYRWKARRLGREKTPSEDLLAPLGEKPKVPFAEAKALVLEAFRRFSPELEAIAREFFEKRWIDAYPRPGKRGGAFCSGGLPSTHPYILLNHTDDLDSAHTLAHELGHGVHFYLARKQRLLNFGASTPLAETASVFAEILLDDLLLERLSGEEKALLLAERVEDAIGTLFRQVMYTFFEQRSLEARKEAALSPEAFHALWDEEQRRLYGEAVAWTELDRAAWAGIPHFVHYRFYTYSYALGYLVVLALYGRYREEGEAFVPKYLRVLEAGESRSPKEILAEAGVELGSEAFFRYGFGVLESWLEALP; encoded by the coding sequence GTGGAGTGGAACCTTGACGACCTTTACGCGGGTCCTGCCGACCCGCGGATTGAGGAGGACCTGAAGGCCGCCCTCGCCCTGGCCCAAGGCCTTGACCCCCAGGGCCTCCTGGACCCGAAAGAGGCCCAGGACCTCTTGGGGCGGTACGAGAAGGCCCTGGAGCTCGCCTATAGGCCCCTGAACTACGCCAGCCTCTACTTCGCCACCCGCACCCAGGACCCCGAGGCCAAGGCCCTCCTGGACAGGGTGCGAAACCGGTACACCGAGGTCAAAAACCGCCTCGTGCCCCTGGAGGTGGCCCTGAGGAAGCTTCCCGAGGAGGCCTTCCAAAGGCTTTTGGACCACCCGGGGCTAGCCGACCTCCGCCACTTCCTCAAAAGGCAGAGGGCCTACGCCCCCCACACCCTCTCCGAGCGGGAAGAGGAGCTTCTAAACCTCAAGGGCCTGGTGGGAAGGAGCGCCTGGAGCCAGTTCTACACGGAGTACACGGGCCGCTTCCGCTTCCGGGTGCAGGGCAAGGAACTCACGGAGATGGAGGTCCGGGCCCTCCGCCGCGACCCAAGCCCCGAGGTGCGCCGCGAGGCCCACCGGGCGCTTTACGGGAAGCTCCTCGCCGAGGCCCCCACGCTGGGCGCCGTCTTCAACGCGGTTTACCTGGACTACCTCCAGGACCTCCGCCTCAGGGGCTACCGCCACCCCTTGGAGCCCGTGGCCCTCCGGGACGAGGTGGAGGTGAAGGACATTGAGGCCCTGCTGGAGGCCACGGAGGCCCACTACCCCCTGGTGGAGCGCTACTACCGCTGGAAGGCCAGGAGGCTCGGCCGGGAGAAGACCCCAAGCGAAGACCTCCTCGCTCCCCTGGGGGAGAAGCCCAAGGTGCCCTTCGCGGAGGCGAAGGCCCTGGTGCTGGAGGCCTTCCGCCGCTTCTCCCCGGAGCTTGAGGCCATCGCCCGGGAGTTCTTTGAGAAGCGCTGGATAGACGCCTACCCGAGGCCCGGCAAACGGGGCGGGGCCTTCTGCTCTGGGGGGCTTCCCTCCACCCACCCCTACATCCTCCTCAACCACACGGACGACCTGGACAGCGCCCACACCCTCGCCCACGAGCTCGGGCACGGGGTGCACTTCTACCTCGCCCGCAAGCAGCGCCTCCTCAACTTCGGGGCCTCCACCCCCCTCGCCGAGACCGCCAGCGTCTTCGCCGAGATCCTCCTGGACGACCTCCTCCTGGAGAGGCTTTCCGGGGAGGAAAAGGCCCTCCTCCTGGCGGAGAGGGTGGAGGACGCTATAGGCACCCTCTTCCGCCAGGTGATGTACACCTTCTTTGAGCAAAGAAGCCTCGAGGCCCGCAAGGAGGCCGCCCTCTCCCCCGAGGCCTTCCACGCCCTCTGGGACGAGGAGCAGAGGAGGCTTTACGGGGAGGCCGTGGCCTGGACGGAGCTTGACCGCGCCGCCTGGGCGGGCATCCCCCACTTCGTCCACTACCGCTTCTACACCTACAGCTACGCCCTGGGCTACCTGGTGGTCCTCGCCCTCTACGGCAGGTACCGGGAGGAGGGGGAGGCCTTCGTGCCCAAGTACCTCCGGGTCCTCGAGGCCGGGGAGAGCCGAAGCCCCAAAGAGATCCTCGCCGAGGCCGGGGTGGAGCTCGGCTCCGAGGCCTTCTTCCGCTACGGCTTCGGCGTCCTGGAGTCTTGGCTTGAGGCCCTCCCTTAG
- a CDS encoding DinB family protein, whose translation MPAPFLEPLEPGVSPAVSAWIKGLKEVALHLDGWAFDLPEEPFWRRPKEGANPIGGLVRHITGSSLRLAHYALGVELPEWARKGREWELLGEPEPKEAVEARFREAWAVLLAAFRRVEEAALAEVVRVGHLGAEAPRAHVLHHLVEHAQHHAGQVIYARKLL comes from the coding sequence ATGCCCGCGCCCTTTCTAGAACCCCTGGAACCCGGGGTTTCCCCGGCGGTGTCCGCCTGGATCAAGGGCCTGAAGGAGGTGGCCCTGCACCTGGACGGGTGGGCCTTTGACCTCCCCGAGGAGCCCTTCTGGCGGCGGCCCAAGGAGGGGGCGAACCCCATCGGCGGCCTGGTGCGCCACATCACGGGAAGCTCCTTGCGCCTCGCCCACTACGCCCTGGGCGTGGAACTTCCCGAGTGGGCGAGGAAGGGGAGGGAGTGGGAGCTTTTGGGGGAGCCCGAGCCCAAGGAGGCGGTGGAGGCCCGCTTCCGGGAGGCCTGGGCAGTCCTCCTCGCCGCCTTCCGCCGGGTGGAAGAGGCGGCCTTGGCGGAGGTGGTGCGCGTGGGGCACCTGGGCGCCGAGGCGCCCCGGGCCCACGTCCTCCACCACCTGGTGGAGCACGCCCAGCACCACGCCGGCCAGGTGATCTACGCCCGGAAGCTCCTTTAG
- a CDS encoding RNB domain-containing ribonuclease, with translation MLRGVAALVVYKGKPALAEEKGGRLELTLEGGAKQKVRPKDVLFLHPGPASLDLKVPEGEEEAAWELLEGQTVSLRELAELVYGAYTPEAAYGAYLLAQRGERFVLEGEGVRARTREELLALKEAERKRVERERAFQEALKRLREGSPAPEDRPLLAEVEALARGERKESPVLRALGLPETPEAAHAFLLRLGLWQRENPHPRRLGLPLQPPDLPVPPLPEEDRVDLTHLPAFAIDDEGSQDPDDAVFAERVKGGFRLFVHVADVAALVPPKSPLDEEALRRGANLYLPEGTVPMLPPAVTEALGLGLREVSPALTFELWVSEEGELLEERVYPSWVRVKRLTYREALGVEALRPLEALAEAFRARRLAAGALEIALPEVKVRVEGEEVRITPLPPYPSRAWVREAMLLAGYAAAHLAVREGLPFPFAAQEAPSRRVEGEGLAAMWEQRKAMKRAQLKAVPAPHKGLGLPLYAQVTSPLRRYLDLVAHQQLRAWLKGERPLSQSEVLERVGAAEAVADLVREAERKSKLHWTLLYLQERGYEGPGVLVERRGGQGVFLLPELGLSAQVALSQALPLNAEARLRFLEADLPGLEARFALV, from the coding sequence ATGCTAAGGGGCGTGGCCGCGCTCGTCGTCTACAAAGGCAAACCCGCCCTCGCCGAGGAGAAGGGGGGCCGTCTGGAGCTCACCCTGGAAGGGGGTGCGAAGCAGAAGGTGCGCCCCAAGGACGTCCTCTTCCTCCACCCGGGCCCCGCCTCCTTGGACCTGAAGGTGCCCGAGGGGGAGGAGGAGGCCGCCTGGGAACTCCTGGAGGGGCAGACGGTGAGCCTTAGGGAGCTTGCCGAGCTGGTCTACGGGGCCTACACCCCGGAGGCCGCCTACGGGGCCTACCTCCTTGCCCAAAGGGGGGAGCGCTTCGTCCTCGAGGGGGAAGGGGTCCGGGCCCGCACCCGGGAGGAGCTTCTGGCCCTGAAGGAGGCGGAAAGGAAGCGGGTAGAGCGGGAACGGGCCTTCCAGGAGGCCCTGAAGCGCCTAAGGGAGGGAAGCCCCGCCCCCGAGGACCGCCCCCTCCTCGCCGAGGTAGAGGCCCTGGCCCGGGGGGAGAGGAAGGAAAGCCCCGTCCTCCGGGCCCTGGGCCTCCCCGAAACCCCTGAGGCGGCCCACGCCTTCCTCCTCCGCCTGGGGCTTTGGCAGAGGGAAAACCCCCACCCAAGGAGGCTCGGCCTTCCCCTCCAGCCCCCGGACCTGCCCGTCCCTCCCCTCCCCGAGGAGGACCGGGTGGACCTCACCCACCTCCCCGCCTTCGCCATAGACGACGAGGGAAGCCAAGACCCCGACGACGCCGTCTTCGCCGAGCGGGTGAAGGGGGGCTTCCGCCTCTTCGTCCACGTGGCCGACGTGGCCGCCCTCGTCCCCCCCAAAAGCCCCCTGGACGAGGAGGCCTTGCGCCGGGGGGCGAACCTCTACCTGCCCGAGGGGACGGTGCCCATGCTCCCCCCCGCCGTCACCGAGGCCCTTGGCCTAGGCCTAAGGGAGGTCTCCCCGGCCCTCACCTTTGAGCTATGGGTCTCGGAGGAAGGAGAGCTTCTGGAGGAGCGGGTCTACCCCTCTTGGGTGCGGGTGAAGCGCCTCACCTACCGGGAGGCCCTGGGGGTGGAGGCCCTGAGGCCCCTGGAGGCCCTGGCGGAGGCCTTCCGGGCCAGGCGCCTCGCCGCGGGCGCCTTGGAGATCGCCCTCCCCGAGGTGAAGGTGCGGGTGGAGGGGGAGGAGGTCCGGATCACCCCCTTGCCCCCCTACCCAAGCCGCGCCTGGGTGCGGGAGGCCATGCTCCTCGCCGGGTACGCCGCGGCCCACCTGGCGGTGCGGGAGGGGCTTCCCTTCCCCTTCGCTGCCCAGGAGGCCCCCTCGAGGCGGGTGGAAGGGGAGGGCCTGGCCGCCATGTGGGAGCAGCGGAAGGCCATGAAGCGGGCCCAGCTCAAGGCGGTCCCCGCCCCCCACAAGGGCTTGGGCCTTCCCCTCTATGCCCAGGTGACGAGCCCCCTAAGGCGCTACCTGGACCTGGTGGCCCACCAGCAGCTCAGGGCCTGGCTCAAGGGGGAAAGGCCCCTCTCCCAAAGCGAGGTCCTGGAAAGGGTGGGGGCGGCGGAGGCGGTGGCCGACCTGGTGCGGGAGGCGGAGCGGAAGAGCAAGCTCCACTGGACCCTCCTCTACCTCCAGGAGAGGGGGTACGAGGGGCCCGGCGTCCTGGTGGAAAGGCGGGGAGGGCAAGGGGTCTTCCTCCTCCCCGAGCTCGGGCTTTCCGCCCAGGTGGCCCTCTCCCAGGCCCTTCCCCTGAACGCCGAGGCCCGCCTCCGCTTCCTGGAGGCGGACCTTCCGGGCCTCGAGGCCCGCTTCGCCCTCGTGTAG